GAAATTCTCTACAGAGCAGAAGCCAACGTAGAAGATTTTCAGTTGAGCCTCCTTCAAGGAGAGTTGTGTTATGCCTATGCACGCGATTTTGAGAAATTTTCAAATTGTGGTACGCTCGAAAAAGCCAAAGCACACCTCGAAAAAAGCATAGATCTGGGGCAGCAGCATTATACCCAGCCTTATTATGAACTGGCTCGCGTACTGCTAAGGCTGGAGGGCAGTGAGGCTTGTCTCGACTCTCTTCGAATATGTCGTGGAATTTTCTCCAGCGAATACCATACCCATGATTTTAGGGAAATAATGGACGCACCAGAGTTTGAGGAACTAAGAGAAGAAATTATAAAAATCAAAAACGAAACAATCAACTAATGACTGAGGGAAAGATCAAAAAAGAATTTGAGCAGCTGGATATCGAACGGTTTCGGGCCACTGCGGCTGAAATAACGGAACGGGAAGACTTGACCCAAATGTCGGCCAAGCACTACCTCTACGAGATAGAACCGTTCTTCATGGAGCACAATAATGAAGTGACAGACCCTAACAAATCCTACTTGATTTTCGGAGAAGAGGATTTCGATCCCGTTACAGATGATCTTTACTATCACTGGGTGGATATGCAGGAGAGAAGGACGCTTTTTCGCCGATGGTATTTGGGGGCCGACACGAGTTATGACACGCTGTTTGAATACCACGATGACTACTACAAGAGTACGACGGTATTTTTCGGACCAGATCAGGTGAAGCCGATCAAGATCGCCTACATCTATTTCCAAGACGGTTTGCCTCAGACCTATCATGAAGCGATCGAACACGGCGCAGTGACTAAGACCTATCGTGCTTCGAACGAGGGGCAGCTGCTCGGGTATGAGATGAAGTCGGCTGAACAAAACTGGACGGTAGATTTCGAATATGATGAGTCTGGTGAAGTATTGGAGCGCATCTTGCAGCTCCATATTGCCAGCGGTAGCGAAGTGCAGCTATTCAAACGGCCGGACGAAAGTCAAACTACTGAGTCAGTATTGGCGGAGGCCGAAGAGGTTCTCTATCTGGAGATCACCCGACAGATGCAAGCGTCCCTGCGCATCACTGACGAAAAGATCTATTGCATCCTCTTGGAGTACTGCATCCAAGGAGCGATACCGCCTACCATAGGGATAGGTCTGGAGTCAGAGTACGATGCGGATTGTATGTTGGGCGCTCCCGATATGAAATATTTTTCGGAAGATGATGACTTGCTACAGGTCAGCTTCGACCACTCAGTCATCCAGGATGCTGACAACTATATCCGAAGAGAATATGACGAGATGGATATGAGCGACTATGATTACAGCGGTGCTAGTGACAATGCTGATAGTCATTTTATACGTTGGGAAAACAAAGTCAAAGCCATGTATCTGCGTCTCTGTCAGCGACTCTACGATACGGACTTCTCTGCCAGCTTTGAGCGTACGGACAATTTCATCGTCTATGCCTGCGATATCGATGCGGTGAATGACGATGAATTTTTAGCAGAGATGGAAGCTTACATCCAGAACAAAGCCTAATGGAGCATGACGTTAGCAGCCTTATCCACAGCATTTAGTCAATTGGGTGAACCCTTTGATGCATTAAAAGAAGAAACGCTGGCGCAGGTTGGTTTAGTCAAAGTCCAAGCCAAAAATCCAGTCTATGACATTGAGCCATTTGCGACAGAGCACCAACAGCAGACGTTCAAGGGAGTGGATCGTGAGGGGTGTTTTAGTATGGACGAAACAGGCTCCGAGTATGGAGGTGCCTATACTTTTTGGATCGAAGAGGGTTTGCGCAAGCCCGTGTTTCGCCGCTGGCATCTGCGTGCCGACATTTACTTCGAGTCGGTTTATGAATATGGGGCCTCATATATCAAAAGTACGACGATTATCCCCTCTATGCTATTCTCAGCATGTTTTTGCAAATGTACAATTACCAATACATGATCGAGCGAGCGACGAGTAAGTGAACCGAATCAACGGGTATTACTTGGTTATGCCAAAGTAAAACTTGGGTAAACAGCATTCTTCGCTCCTATGAAAAGTCCTCTATGTCTTTTTGTGCTTTTGTCGAGATTCGGTTACCTTTCTTTTTCTAGAAACTGTTTGGGGGGCTGTTCCTAGGCAAGCGACCTTCGGGGAGAAGTGAATTTTGGACCTTTACCCCTTGGGCCCCTGTCAGACGAACCGAAACCCCTTTTATACAAAACCATCGTACAAATGACTGATCCAACTTCATATTTGTTTTTTACAGGAAAAGGAGGCGTGGGAAAAACTTCTTTGGCCTGTGCAACAGCCGTTGACTTGGCAGATGCAGGAAAAACCGTATTACTCGTAAGTACAGATCCTGCATCTAATCTAAAAGATGTTTTAGACAGCCCAGTGGATGAAACGATCCAAACGATACGTGGGGTGGACAATCTTTATGCTATTAATATTAATCCCGAATTTGCGGCCGAAGAGTATCGAAGAAGAGTCATAGAACTTATAGAGGGCATGGCTACAGAAGCAGAAATCAACAAAATCAGAGAAGACCTTTCGGGAGCTTGTACCACAGAGATCGCTTCTTTTGATGAGTTTTCGCGCTTTGTGTCTAGCGAATCCGAAGGAGAAAAATTTGATGTCATTATTTTCGACACTGCACCCACGGGGCATACCTTGCGATTGCTCGAGTTGCCTGCGGCTTGGTCTAGTTTTACAGACGAAAATCCCGACGGTGCTTCTTGCCTTGGTCCAACCTCTGCACTTAAAAGTGGAAAAGCAAGGTATCATTTGGTTGTAGAAAGGTTGCGAGACGCTAAGCTGACGACCTTTAACCTTGTCTCGAGAGCAGAAAAAGCCTCTTTGAAAGAAGCCGCTAGGACAAGCAAGGAATTGAAGGAGTTGGGAATGACCAATCAACGGTTGCACATTAATGGGGTTTACAAAGCCATAGACAAACAAGATCCACTTGCAATTAGGATGGAGGATATGGCAGCCGAACAACTCCAAACGATTCCTCAGAACTTGGGCGGGTTGCCATTCACAAGCTATCCACTTTTACCTTACAACGTACTGGGTATAGAAAAACTGCGCTCACTGTTCGATAGTGCATTGCAAAGAACAATTTCAGAAAAGATCGTTGCAGATGTCGCGGTATCTCCATCCGGTCTAAAAGGAATCGATCGCTTGGTTGCCGAACTTTGCCAAGAGCAGCAAAGTGGCCTTGTCATGACTATGGGTAAAGGTGGGGTAGGCAAAACCATCGCCGCATCGGCCATTGCTGTGTTGTTGGCAAACAAAGGCTTTGAAGTCTTGTTGACCACTACAGATCCTGCCGCGCATATTCAGGATTTTATGGATCAATTGGGCGAAATCCCCAAAACACTGACGGTAGAACGCATAGATCCTAAGGTAGAAACACAGCGCTATATGGAAAAGGTTTTGTCACAAAAAGGAAAGGGGAAATCGGAAGAGGCTAAAAAACTAATTCAAGAAGATTTAAAGTCCCCTTGCACTGAAGAAGTAGCCGTTTTTCATGCTTTTTCTAAAGCCATCAGTATGGCAAAAAGACAGTTTGTGGTCATGGATACCGCACCTACGGGGCACACCTTGTTGTTGCTCGATACGGCCGGAAGCTATCATAGAGACATCATGCGAAATAACCTGAACATGAGGCGCATAAAGACACCATACATGTCTTTGCAAGATCCCAAGCTAGCCAAGACCATTCTCGTGTCATTGCCCGAAACAACTCCAATGCGCGAAGCAGTTGCCCTGCAAGAGGACCTGAAAAGAGCAGGGATAAGTCCTTACGCTTGGTTAATTAACCAAAGTCTTTCTATGCATTCGGGTATTTCAGATCCTTTGTTGAAAAGTAGAGCCAGTAATGAAACGGACGTTATACAGGCCATTCAGTCCAATCATGCCCAGAGAACCTTTGGGATTCCATTTGTCGCAGATAAACAATTGCTTCCTGCCTTGTTAGAGGGATATTATGAATACTCAGAATAGTGGTGTTTGAATTCGTCAGGAGAAAATCAAAAATGACGAATGGAGTATTATGAAGATCGTCTCAACGCAAAGAGCCCTATTTGGACAGCCTATTTATACGAATGAACAGAGGTAGGATTTCACCTTAGGGTATGCACAGAGTGGAAAATCATGGAGGTTTGGTCTGACCACCTTTTTGGAATCATTTTTTTAGTTGTCGTATCAATAACTACCTTAATAAATTATCGTTTATTAAATTGAACATTAATTAGGACGAAAAAAAACACATTCTATGGCATTTGATCTCGATATGATAAAAAAGGTCTATTCTCAAATGGGGGATAGAATCAACAAGGCGAAGGAATTGACTGGTAAACCATTGACTCTTTCGGAGAAAATCCTCTATTCGCACCTCTATGATGGAGGTCCGACGGAGACGTATACGAGGGGGGAATCTTATGTGGATTTTGCGCCAGATAGAATCGCCTGTCAGGATGCGACCGCTCAGATGGCGTTGTTGCAGTTTATGCAGGCAGGAAAGCTCAAAGTAGCTGTGCCCACGACGGTACACTGTGATCACCTGATCCAAGCTAAAATTGGTGCAGCTGCAGATTTACAAAACGCAATCAATACCTCTAACGAGGTATTCAATTTCCTTGATTCGGTATCGAGCAAGTATGGCATAGGTTTTTGGAAGCCAGGAGCAGGTATCATCCACCAAGTGGTACTGGAAAACTATGCGTTCCCTGGAGGACTGATGATCGGTACGGACTCGCACACTGTCAATGCAGGCGGACTAGGAATGGTCGCAGTAGGCGTAGGAGGAGCAGATGCTGTGGATGTCATGGCAGGCATGGCTTGGGAATTGAAATTTCCGAAGCTCATTGGCGTCAAGCTGACGGGGAAAATGAATGGTTGGACTTCTGCTAAGGACGTCATACTCAAAGTAGCTGGTATCCTTACTGTAAAAGGGGGTACGGGTGCTATCGTTGAGTACTTTGGCGAAGGAGCGAAAAACTTGTCATGTACAGGGAAAGGGACTATTTGTAACATGGGGGCAGAAATCGGTGCTACGACTTCCACCTTCGGTTACGACGATTCGATGGAGCGCTATCTGAGAGCAACGGGTCGTGCAGAAGTTGCTGACTTGGCCAATGGAATCAAGGAGCATTTGACTGGTGATGCAGAAGTATATGCCAACCCCGAAAAATATTTTGATCAAGTGATAGAAATTGATCTTGATACACTTTCTCCTCATGTCAATGGTCCGTTTACGCCGGATTTGGCGACACCTATCGCTGAGATGGCCGAAAAAGCCAAAGCCAACGATTGGCCTACGAAAGTAGAGTGGGGCTTGATTGGATCGTGTACCAACTCTTCGTACGAGGATATGTCTAGAGCTGCATCAATTGCCGAGCAAGCTGTCGCCAAAGGCCTCAAGCCTAAAGCGGAATTTGGAATCAACCCCGGATCGGAGCAGGTGAGATATACCATCGAAAGAGATGGAATCATTGATACTTTTGAGAAGTTGGGTACCAAGGTATTTACCAATGCCTGTGGCCCGTGTATCGGTCAGTGGGATCGTGCAGGTGCCGACAAAAAGGAAAAGAATACCATCGTGCATTCTTTCAACAGAAATTTTGCAAAGAGAGCAGACGGCAACCCCAATACCCATGCCTTTGTGACTTCACCTGAGATGGTGGCCGCTTTGGCGATCGCTGGAGATTTAGGGTTCAACCCCATCACAGATACTCTGACCAATGATCGGGGAGAACAGGTGAAATTGGACCCACCAAAGGGAGAGGAGTTGCCAAGCAAAGGGTTTGATGTAGAAGATGCAGGCTACAAAGAGCCGGCGGTAGATGGTACAGGTATCGAAGTGGCGGTAAGCCCCGATTCCAAGAGACTACAATTATTGGAGCCATTTGCCCCTTGGGATGGCAAGAACATCACAGGAGCGAAGTTGCTCATCAAAGCACAAGGCAAATGTACGACAGATCATATCTCGATGGCCGGCCCGTGGCTGAGATTCAGAGGTCATTTGGACAATATCGCCAACAATACACTCACAGGTGCTGTCAACGCATTCAACGGTGAGACAGACAGTGTCAAGAGCCAATTGGATGGAGCATACGGAGCAGTGCCTGATGTGCAGAGAGCGTACAAAGCAGCGGGTATCCCGACGATTGTGGTAGGAGATCAAAACTATGGTGAGGGTTCGTCGAGAGAACATGCGGCCATGCAGCCGAGACATTTGGGAGTGATCGCGGTGTTGGTGAAATCGTTTGCCAGAATCCACGAAACAAATCTCAAAAAACAAGGTATGTTGGGACTGACGTTTGCCAATGAAGCGGATTATGACAAAATCCAAGAGGACGATACGTTTGATTTTATCGATTTGACCTCTTTTGCACCAGGCAAACCGCTGACTCTCGTAGCGAAGCATGCTGATGGATCGGAAGACACCATCATGGCTAATCATACTTACAATGCAGGACAAATCGAATGGTTCAAAGCGGGTTCTGCCTTGAACTTGATCAAGAAGCAAAACAACGCATAGATCGAATTGACGACCAATCTATTTTAGGATTTGATTGGCGCATCATTTTTGTCTAAGTTTGCGTACTAGATACTACAAAAAACAAGAAACGGTTTCAGAAACGAGACCGTTCTTTTTTATTTATAAACATACTGAAAAATGGCAATTTCATATTATACGGCAGAGGGATTGAAAAAGCTCAAGGATGAGCTCAATGACCTAAGAACAAAAGGAAGGACGGACATCGCAAAGCAAATTGCGGAAGCGCGTGATAAGGGAGACCTTAGTGAGAATGCGGAGTACGACGCAGCAAAGGATGCTCAGGGCTTGCTAGAGCTCAAAATTGCTAAGCTCGAGGTTGTCGTAGGAGATGCGAGAGTGATGGATGCGTCGCAGATCGATTTGACCAAAGTATCCGTGTTGTGTACTGTAAAGATCAAGAACGTCAAGAATGGTATGGAAATGAAGTACACGTTGGTGGCTGAATCTGAGGCAGATCTAAAGGCGGGTAAAATCTCAGTGGAGTCTCCGTTGGGTAAAGGGCTGCTTGGTAAAAAGGTAGGAGAGAAGGCGATTGTCAAGGCCCCCGCTGGAGACATTGAATTTGAAATCCTAGATATAGGAATGTAAGAATGGCAAGTATATTTACGAAAATCATCAACCGAGAAATCCCAGCACACATTATTGCTGAGACGGATGATTTTATTGCATTTTTGGACATCAATCCTCTCGTAGAGGGGCATTGTCTCGCTGTACCAAAAGAGGAAATTGATTACATTTTTGACTTGCCTGATGAGACCATGTTGGGTTTGCATCGCTTTGCGAAAAAGGTAGCTAGGGGAATCGAGCAAGTGATCCCCTGCGAGCGAATCGGAGTGACTGTGATTGGCTTGGAAGTGCCACATGCACATGTGCACCTGATTCCTATACAAGTGATGGACGATATGAATTTCTCTCGTCCGAAGTTGTGCCCTGGATCGCAAGACTTGGCTCAAACGGCTATTAAAATCAAGGAAGCCATTTCGCTCTAAATCTATGCCGTCTCTACCCCAAGTAGAAATTCGTAAAGTACACAGCTATACAGGGCACCAAGATGCAGTGTATACTTTGGAAGCCGGAGCGACAGACAACTTGTTTTACTCTGCAGGAGGGGATGGACACATCATCGAGTGGGATTTGCATCACTTCGAGAGCGGGAGGCTTATCGCCAAAGTGCCTACCTCCGTTTACGCACTGTCTTATGTGCCGGAGTTAGACGTGTTGATTGTGGGGCAAAATTACGAAGGGATTCATCTCATTCAGCTCTCGGACAAGAAGGAACTCGGCTCGCTTAATCTTGGTAAACTGGCCATTTTTGATATTCAAGTATACAAAGGGCTCATACTGGTGGCGATGGCCGAGGGCGAGTTTTATATCATTGATTTCAAAAGTCTAAAGGTGCTCAAGCGTTCGGTTCTGTCGGAAAAAAACCTTCGAAAAATACTTGTGACAGAGCAGGGAAAGTGTCAGGTAGGAGTTAGCGACGGACAGATCGTGACGATTGATCTCACAACTCATCTTATCGAAAATCATACTGTCGTTCATGACAATTCAGTGTTTGGGATGGCTTGGCATGCTCAGGATCAAGTGTTGCTGTCAGGGAGTAGGGATGCGAAGCTCAAATACTGGAAAGGGGTCGAGTTGTCCACTCTGGAAAGTATCAATGCACACATGTACGCGATCAACGATATAGTCTTTCGTCCCGATCATCAGTATTTTGCCACAGCCAGCATGGACAAGACGATCAAGGTGTGGGATTATGCACAGCGCAGACTCATCAAGGTGATAGACAAAGCACGGCACGGAGGACATTTGTCCTCAGTCAATAAACTGCTTTGGACTAAA
The DNA window shown above is from Reichenbachiella sp. 5M10 and carries:
- a CDS encoding HIT family protein, with the protein product MASIFTKIINREIPAHIIAETDDFIAFLDINPLVEGHCLAVPKEEIDYIFDLPDETMLGLHRFAKKVARGIEQVIPCERIGVTVIGLEVPHAHVHLIPIQVMDDMNFSRPKLCPGSQDLAQTAIKIKEAISL
- a CDS encoding WD40 repeat domain-containing protein, coding for MPSLPQVEIRKVHSYTGHQDAVYTLEAGATDNLFYSAGGDGHIIEWDLHHFESGRLIAKVPTSVYALSYVPELDVLIVGQNYEGIHLIQLSDKKELGSLNLGKLAIFDIQVYKGLILVAMAEGEFYIIDFKSLKVLKRSVLSEKNLRKILVTEQGKCQVGVSDGQIVTIDLTTHLIENHTVVHDNSVFGMAWHAQDQVLLSGSRDAKLKYWKGVELSTLESINAHMYAINDIVFRPDHQYFATASMDKTIKVWDYAQRRLIKVIDKARHGGHLSSVNKLLWTKFDDYLISCSDDRSISVWDINIAK
- the greA gene encoding transcription elongation factor GreA, with the translated sequence MAISYYTAEGLKKLKDELNDLRTKGRTDIAKQIAEARDKGDLSENAEYDAAKDAQGLLELKIAKLEVVVGDARVMDASQIDLTKVSVLCTVKIKNVKNGMEMKYTLVAESEADLKAGKISVESPLGKGLLGKKVGEKAIVKAPAGDIEFEILDIGM
- a CDS encoding aconitate hydratase, producing the protein MAFDLDMIKKVYSQMGDRINKAKELTGKPLTLSEKILYSHLYDGGPTETYTRGESYVDFAPDRIACQDATAQMALLQFMQAGKLKVAVPTTVHCDHLIQAKIGAAADLQNAINTSNEVFNFLDSVSSKYGIGFWKPGAGIIHQVVLENYAFPGGLMIGTDSHTVNAGGLGMVAVGVGGADAVDVMAGMAWELKFPKLIGVKLTGKMNGWTSAKDVILKVAGILTVKGGTGAIVEYFGEGAKNLSCTGKGTICNMGAEIGATTSTFGYDDSMERYLRATGRAEVADLANGIKEHLTGDAEVYANPEKYFDQVIEIDLDTLSPHVNGPFTPDLATPIAEMAEKAKANDWPTKVEWGLIGSCTNSSYEDMSRAASIAEQAVAKGLKPKAEFGINPGSEQVRYTIERDGIIDTFEKLGTKVFTNACGPCIGQWDRAGADKKEKNTIVHSFNRNFAKRADGNPNTHAFVTSPEMVAALAIAGDLGFNPITDTLTNDRGEQVKLDPPKGEELPSKGFDVEDAGYKEPAVDGTGIEVAVSPDSKRLQLLEPFAPWDGKNITGAKLLIKAQGKCTTDHISMAGPWLRFRGHLDNIANNTLTGAVNAFNGETDSVKSQLDGAYGAVPDVQRAYKAAGIPTIVVGDQNYGEGSSREHAAMQPRHLGVIAVLVKSFARIHETNLKKQGMLGLTFANEADYDKIQEDDTFDFIDLTSFAPGKPLTLVAKHADGSEDTIMANHTYNAGQIEWFKAGSALNLIKKQNNA
- the arsA gene encoding arsenical pump-driving ATPase; protein product: MTDPTSYLFFTGKGGVGKTSLACATAVDLADAGKTVLLVSTDPASNLKDVLDSPVDETIQTIRGVDNLYAININPEFAAEEYRRRVIELIEGMATEAEINKIREDLSGACTTEIASFDEFSRFVSSESEGEKFDVIIFDTAPTGHTLRLLELPAAWSSFTDENPDGASCLGPTSALKSGKARYHLVVERLRDAKLTTFNLVSRAEKASLKEAARTSKELKELGMTNQRLHINGVYKAIDKQDPLAIRMEDMAAEQLQTIPQNLGGLPFTSYPLLPYNVLGIEKLRSLFDSALQRTISEKIVADVAVSPSGLKGIDRLVAELCQEQQSGLVMTMGKGGVGKTIAASAIAVLLANKGFEVLLTTTDPAAHIQDFMDQLGEIPKTLTVERIDPKVETQRYMEKVLSQKGKGKSEEAKKLIQEDLKSPCTEEVAVFHAFSKAISMAKRQFVVMDTAPTGHTLLLLDTAGSYHRDIMRNNLNMRRIKTPYMSLQDPKLAKTILVSLPETTPMREAVALQEDLKRAGISPYAWLINQSLSMHSGISDPLLKSRASNETDVIQAIQSNHAQRTFGIPFVADKQLLPALLEGYYEYSE